DNA from Brevibacterium sp. 'Marine':
GGCGGGCCGCGCGAGACCTCATCGATGCGGGCCGGTCGCGCACGGCGGCCGCGGCCGAGGTCGGGTATGCCGACGCCGCTCACCTGCGAAGAGACGAGCGCTCGCTCATCGGATGAGGGTGCGCTCTAGGCGTCCGTCCCACCAGCCCGCCCACCCATTTACTACCCGACGGGGGCCCAGCAACCTCGCGCGAGGTTGCTGGGCCCCCGTCGGGTAGTAATTAGGAGTTGAGGGCGGCGAAGAGGTCGACCTTGTTACCGTCGGGATCGGAGACCACTGCGTAGCGCTGCCCCCAGAATGCGTCCCAGGGTTCGTGGACGACTCCGGCCACGGGACCGGAGTTCTCAGCGCCACGGCCGGTGAGCCGGGCGAATGTCGCATCGACCGCCTCGGCGGTGGAGCAGTCGAAGGCCAAGGACATCGTGTGTCCGCCCGTCGGCCGGGTCCATTCGGGGTCGATGCCGAGTATGACCGCCTCGGTGTCGAGCAGGACCCGCAGGGACCCGGAGGTGAACTCGGTGTGCGGGGCGTCCGGGCCGCCGTCGGCGAGCTCGAGGCCGAGCGCGGAGTAGAAGGTGATGGCGGCGGGCATGTCTGCGGTGATGATGGAGATCGCGTCGAGTTTCATGACTTCAGACTATGCGGACGGTTGGTGGCGCGGCTTGAACGAATCGGCCATGGTTGCGGCGCCAGGTGTCAGAGTGAAGCGGTTCGCGCCTCAGTCCTGCAGGTAGGGTTCGAAGACTGCACGCAGTTCGGGGGTAAGAGGGGACGGCTTCTGAGTCTCCCGGTCGATGTGGA
Protein-coding regions in this window:
- a CDS encoding VOC family protein, giving the protein MKLDAISIITADMPAAITFYSALGLELADGGPDAPHTEFTSGSLRVLLDTEAVILGIDPEWTRPTGGHTMSLAFDCSTAEAVDATFARLTGRGAENSGPVAGVVHEPWDAFWGQRYAVVSDPDGNKVDLFAALNS